ATTATATGATTTGAGAAATTCATTGTCATCAGCTGTCATGTCATATTGACAGCTAATACACTCCTCCACTGTCTGAGAAAATCGGATATAAGAGGAAGGTTTGTGAAAGGCTGCGGGATAGAGGCCATCATAGCTGATGTCGCTTTCCTGCGGTGGAGGCACAGGAATTTCTTGATCATTGCTTGTGCCCGCCTCTTTTAGAatggattggagatgataTTCctacaaaagaaagaagaaaaagagaagatgtCAGTATATATTACGtttgaagaaagaaaaaggaagaggaaaaagtgatgaagaaaagatgacgacagaaaaaaaaaaagaatgaaaatgaataatatggaaaaaagaggagtGATCAAATACTAGAGTGAGATACATGAGGATGGGAGATGCCATCATATTTGCAGCACTCCGTATATGCCATCTCGACTTATACGCCGGTAGgcaaaaggcaaggcaaaggtAAGGCAAGGAGACAGCACGTGACCGGCCACGTGATATCAGAAGTTGCGGTGGCGTGGATATGGAGGGAAAAGGACTCACATTTTCCTCAGTCTGGTCGACTCCGGTCGCGATTTGCGACTCGGTAAGTAGTGATTCATACTCAGTAGCATCGATCTGATCCTCTCTGAGCACGGGAAGAGTGGTTTTGACCGTCAACTTCTTGACTCGGACTTTGCGGGATGACATGTTGCCAGGGTGGTGAAGGACGGCAGAAAGCCAGCGGAAAATccgcaaaaaaaagagatcaAGTCATAAATCGAGACGTCCGCAGTCGCCTGTTGATAACAGATGGACGATTTAGGCGTTGTGGTTTGGGTTTTTTGATGGCTCAATGCTCGCGTTCGATGAGGTGACGTTGAGGTTGTTTTGCCGCGCGAAGATTTTTCACTGGTGCAAAGCCTGGAAATTTGCGGCTGTTTGATGGCGAGCGCTGGTCCGCCCCAAAGTCACGGCGCCATAGTATTTGGCGGGCGCAGGTACATGTGGGCGCTCGGGCCACCCCCTCCTTTTggctctccctctcccctGAAGTCGCCAGCAAGGCCCACGCGCTGCGCTGCTGAGCAAAAAAAACAGTGGGCGAGTGGTGCCTAGGCATTGGCACACTGGGCGAGGCGCGCCTCTGGTTGGCTGGGCGGCGGGCCACAAAGGAGCCCAAAACGCGCCCAGGCAGCCGGAGAGGAGCCGAAAGTTGGCATGGCgggtttttgcttttctgcCATCGCTATCTTTAGGTAAGCAAGCAAGCACCACTGCACCAGTACAAAGAAGCTGTGACGCTTCCGTGCTGCTTCTACATGTAAGGTATTGGACGGCTTCATGCAGGTGAACCGTGCTCATGTATTGGCTCTATCATAACTCTAACTCTATTACACTCTTGGCTCACGTTATTTACCTATTAGACTAGTATGTACTAAGATGCGTGATGATAGAATTGAATCATTGCAAGCTTCTTTATCAGCCATAAGCTTCCAGCCACGAGGTAAAGTACACATAGAGTTCTGCCATTAGAGGTTAAAGTTACCTCCCAACTTTATCTTGCAGAATGACACCACGATGAAAtaccttcttttttttgccatGCAAATCATCTGCAGCATCTAAAATTAGACATGATGACATCTAAGATACAGCCATTTTTGGCaatattattttcttcaatTCTCGCAAGGCTGAATTGAATTGCTGTTTctgcccagcagcagcagcaagcggcttacatactcgtacatattCGTCGTATCTCCTGTAGAGGCAATCTCAAGGGACATGGTCCGTGCACATGACCAGCTACCCCTCTAGGAGAATGTCGGCCTTGTACCGTAAATAATACAAGCCTTACATTAGTAGGTAGACGCAGACGACATTCATGACTGCTGCAGATACATGACCGCTACATATCACAACCAGCCTCACGCCCACCAACTATCCGCTGCATTTCCTCCTCAAACACCATTTTTATCGAGACACCGCTAGCGCAAGAGTCGCTGCGCCTGCAACATGGGCAACACCACAAGTACCGTGCTGGACAACATTGTCCAAGGATCCAACTGTAGGCTGCCGCCTCCCCCTAAGAGCACTTGAAATCCTCGGCCTCACCTGCTAATCCTGTGTCGCATAGTTGATAGAGAGGAGGTCGACCGGTTAAGGAAACGGTTTATGAAACTCGACAAGGTACGATTGAACAAGGAGACCCAGCGCAGCGCATCGTGTCCGGCTGCTTGgttgggctgctgccgccgcttTTCAACAGAGACGACGCAAGGCGGGACAAGACAGAACAGGACACGAGACTAACTGATATTCTACTATAGGATAATTCTGGCACAATCGAACGAGACGAATTTCTTAGCCTTCCTCAAATCTCCTCCAACCCGCTTGCGACACGGTTCGGTCTACcccctttccctcttccccaGCGATTCCATACACCGCTCGCACCAccacccccctccctttcACAGGATTCACCACTAACACGGGATGATTTTCTCCAGCATGATCGCCATCTTCGACgaggacggcggcggcgacgtcgACTTCCAGGAGTTCGTGTCGGGCCTCAGCGCCTTCAGCAGCAAGGGCAAcaaggagcagaagctgcagttCGCCTTCAAGGTATACGACATTGACCGCGACGGCTACATCAGCAACGGCGAGCTCTTCATCGTGCTCAAGATGATGGTGGGCAGCAACTTGAaggaccagcagctgcagcagattgtCGACAAGACGATAATGGAGGCGGACCTggacaaggacggcaagattAGCTTTGAGGAGTTTACTAAGATGGTGGAGAATACGGATgtgagcatgagcatgactCTAGGTGCGTTTTCATTTTCactattttctcttttatctCCCAGATTGTGTCTTTGATTGGGGGTTGGTGGCGATGTGCTAACTGGCTGGCGATGTAGACCAATTCTAAGCGTCCgcgggagaggagaaaaaaggggcAGCGTTGGGTCTCGGGCAGACAATGCCGAGAGCGAATACTTGTGGATAATGGAATACAGCAGTTATGATAATGAATATCTACATTCGATTTCTTCAACCATTCTTGTGTGCAGGTTTTTCCTTGGTCAAAGACACGTACCCCCGGAACGACGAGCATGTGTGCTTCTTATTGAGGCTTGACTACAGCCAAATCCACAGCGAAAGACGGTACATTCTTCGTTCGTGAAAGAAGGTATAGCTGTTACTAATATAGATGAACCCCCCGAAAtccaaaaaaaggagagacaTTGACTTTGGAGCCCTCCACCAGACCGCTCTGTGTCTTGTGTCTCGTAGCGGTTTTGGCGaattggtggtggtgcaaTGTGGGAAACCTTTTCAGGCCAATCAAGGCGTCCCACACATGAACCTATTTCTTTCTAGTTGAACATGGGTGACTCAAAAAGTTTGGTATTGGATCACCGGATTGGTGCTACAGCCGAGACAAGATGGGCACGGAAATGACAGCTTGGACGAATGGGATTAGTTTCGAGGTTGGTGGTACTGGGTATTGGCCTGACTATTTGTTTGGCCGCGGCATACAATCTACTGGcacttgtttttttattcccGAGTGTCTTTTATTTCAGTCTCCGATAGCTTTGGAAGAAAGGAGGTAAGGGTATTTGGATGAGGCTTTCCGAGCATCTGCTATAAGACTTGCTGTTTAGTTTGTTGGCGGCAGAACTTGACGCAGTCATGATAAGGAACTCGACACTGAGGACACTCCTAAAGGGTCGAGGGGCCAATGATGGTTTTTGTCTCGATCTGCCTCGTCAGGTCTCTAAACCATAGGTTTGTGAGATGGCAGGATTTCAACTACCCAAGCAACGGGTTTATCTCACGAGGCTTGTGTGGCTGCTTTGCCGATTCTATCATGTTGATTAGGAGACATTGTTGTAACTTGGCAATGCAattctcccccctttcctccttttcttcttcttttctacTCTTTAGTCGCCGTGAGGGCATCTCATCATTTTTATCTATCACTATATAGTGCCTTAATACCATATTATAAGCAGGTCCTGTATCTCAGCTCTGTAGCACAGCCACTTTCCATAGTagttccttctcttctttttgaagTGTCTCTCTGTCGTCATCACCTCTTTCCATCCCCCAttccttctctccttctctctcctaGATTCTTAAAGTACTTAGTAAGCTGTCGGTTAAGAAATTTAACATGCTATAAGTGACAACGACAcatctctccttcttttccccctttcctcaacactttttcttcttatccatTCGATTCACTCTCTCATTACTTCAGCATGTCAGCCCCCCCTCCTCACCTGCTTCTACACATTCCTCACAGCTAGGTGTCTAGGGATATGTAATACTAATCCATCGGCAGTGCTACCAGGTAGTTCCTTGTCCTCCCACTGCCCTAGCAGCAACCAGCTGGATCTGGGGAATCACCGTCTTGTCCCAATGGTGGCAGCAGACGCACTCCCTGATCTGCTACCCCTGCACAAAACTGCCGTCACATGCGGTCTAGAGAGGTCAGATCAAATTACGATAGATCGAAAATCAGCCTTTGACGAGCTACACCTCGGCAACAGCTCCCAAACAGACCAGAGCCGGGTTCGAGATGACGTCTTACACGTTCGTCCACGATATCCCCGGCGAGCAGACGGCTGTTGGCTACAGCAAGAAACCGGCCGGAAATAAATCATCCTCAACCCGGATGAGTTACTATCATGGCCGGAGACAAAGTTCCTTTTCACCCCTGGTTTCTGGCATCTGACCAACCttggcaaagacaaagcaaTAATAATACGAGTAGTTGGTTGGTTACATGTAACCCAATTGAGACACCATGGTGAGTATTACCCTCGGCGTATTCTATACGCCCGTCAGTGTACACCAACCAAACTCAGGTGACTCGGTGGCTTCTCTTGTCGCCTCACCAATGCGTTGGCTGTGAGGCTGCTTGCCAAGCGCTTCCGGGTATGCAGCTAACAGCCTGTGTT
Above is a genomic segment from Trichoderma breve strain T069 chromosome 6, whole genome shotgun sequence containing:
- a CDS encoding EF hand domain-containing protein: MGNTTSTVLDNIVQGSNFDREEVDRLRKRFMKLDKDNSGTIERDEFLSLPQISSNPLATRMIAIFDEDGGGDVDFQEFVSGLSAFSSKGNKEQKLQFAFKVYDIDRDGYISNGELFIVLKMMVGSNLKDQQLQQIVDKTIMEADLDKDGKISFEEFTKMVENTDVSMSMTLDQF